The following proteins are co-located in the Syngnathus scovelli strain Florida chromosome 5, RoL_Ssco_1.2, whole genome shotgun sequence genome:
- the pld5 gene encoding inactive phospholipase D5 isoform X1, translated as MELSNNPRSRGQEEAPPTLLSDLSQVKNNSFSAAQQQGYSATIFLRRKDKPEKTQQKCIAIFALLCCFAVLLVLIFSSVDIWGDDEDGITEENCRTDCRIVLMETIPEDLKDHLNGKRNLPLFVGFHTLLDIAKHSVQVVSPVWNLMPSEKETMPNTGRQGHLLFQRLLNLKSRGVKLKIASSLTNSAEQKILATHNAEVHLVNMTAFTRGGLHSSFWIVDRTHIYVGSADMDWRSFSKRKELGLMVYNCSCLALDLHRVFSFYWQLHERDYIPSIWSKRVTALYGRDQALELELNNTPAVAYVSTSPDLFCAKERTSDVDAIDQVMQSAKTFIFISVMDYLPLVSRRLRGTSVTRYWSPLDEMIREAVILRGIKVRLLISFWKNTHPLTFNFVTSLKSLCVQLNNCSLEVRFFSHKEKKDDIQHGLNHNKYMLTDNAFYIGNHNWVGNDFSKNGGVGLVALMKNDGGKIMEQMKAVFERDWIYSKSLLGNKDRYNKYRHQHQVETKEEDNWNDPLSL; from the exons ATGGAACTGTCAAATAATCCAAGGTCGAGGGGGCAAGAGGAGGCACCCCCAACCCTGCTGTCTGATCTGTCCCAAGTGAAAAACAACAGCTTCAGTGCTGCCCAACAACAGGGCTACTCTGCAACCATCTTTTTGCGCCGGAAAGACAAACCAGAGAAG ACTCAGCAGAAGTGCATTGCCATCTTTGCATTGCTGTGCTGCTTTGCTGTGCTATTGGTGCTTATCTTCTCTTCCGTGGATATATGGGGAGACGATGAGGATGGAATCACAGAGGAGAACTGTCGCACTGACTGTCG CATTGTCCTTATGGAGACAATCCCCGAGGATCTAAAAGATCACTTGAATGGTAAACGTAATTTGCCACTCTTTGTTGGCTTTCACACATTGCTGGACATAGCGAAGCACTCAGTCCAGGTAGTGTCACCTGTTTGGAACTTGATGCCCTCGGAAAAAGAAACTATGCCAAACACAGGACGACAG GGTCATCTTTTATTCCAGAGATTGCTCAACTTGAAATCCCGTGGGGTCAAACTAAAGATTGCTAGCAGTCTGACAAACTCTGCAGAACAGAAGATTTTGGCAACGCACA ATGCAGAAGTGCATTTGGTTAACATGACAGCTTTTACCAGAGGAGGACTCCATTCTTCATTCTGGATTGTGGATCGAACACACATCTACGTTGGCAGCGCTGACATGGACTGGAGGTCATTCTCCAAG AGAAAAGAGCTGGGCCTGATGGTGTATAACTGCAGCTGTCTGGCTCTGGACCTCCACAGAGTATTTTCTTTTTACTGGCAGCTCCATGAGAGGGACTACATCCCCTCAATCTGGTCCAAGAGAGTTACAGCACTCTATGGGAGAGATCAGGCCCTGGAGCTGGAGCTCAACAATACGCCTGCAGTTGCATATGTGTCT ACCTCCCCTGATCTTTTCTGCGCTAAAGAGCGCACCAGCGATGTAGACGCCATCGATCAAGTCATGCAGAGCGCAAAGACATTTATCTTCATTTCTGTGATGGACTACCTCCCTCTGGTTAGCAGACGCCTCAGAGGAACCTCGGTCACAAG GTACTGGTCACCGCTGGATGAGATGATACGAGAGGCTGTGATTCTGAGAGGGATCAAAGTTCGCCTGCTCATCAGCTTCTGGAAGAACACACACCCTCTCACCTTTAACTTTGTAACCTCTCTCAAGTCGCTGTGTGTTCAGCTGAACAACTGCTCTCTGGAGGTG AGGTTTTTTAGTCACAAGGAGAAAAAGGATGACATTCAACATGGACTCAATCACAACAAGTACATGCTGACTGATAATGCTTTTTACATTG GAAACCACAACTGGGTGGGGAATGATTTTTCCAAAAATGGTGGAGTTGGGTTGGTGGCCCTGATGAAAAACGATGGAGGGAAGATCATGGAACAAATGAAAGCTGTTTTTGAAAGAGACTGGATTTATTCTAAAAGCCTGCTTGGAAACAAAGATCGATACAACAAATATAGACATCAGCACCAAGTGGAGACGAAAGAGGAGGACAATTGGAATGACCCTTTGTCTTTGTAA
- the cep170ab gene encoding centrosomal protein of 170 kDa, which translates to MSLTSWFLVSGGGTRHRLPREMIFVGRDDCELMLQSRSVDKQHAVINYEAGTDEHKVKDLGSLNGTFVNDVRVQEQMYVTLKIDDKLRFGYDTNLFTVVRGELHIPEEALKHEKFSSQLQLSQRRLLEGESSKSEGKPSEAAAPVSEAASAKPTEPNKVEEKMTDVAVLKRGTPLYGQPAWWGDGEADNHSGRPEEKNSDRNREKPQTDTKKSAGMPTSALQISSTQEPSYFEIPTKDALLEGKASGEATSRDQEAGASSAAEPAHGHASYTIEFDPGASGKVTVKDRVAKLGLDTKPRPKRGVGEELSPLQTVVMAAEVKVADWLAQNELPLTVKERVTEDGGESVKSDVPVQLRSLKDSTHEDGTQSDSENALGEQRKALEERHLGLWGVTGMKIREARANVPEGLFAEEESPARRRRSSRTKVPGSFVERQQSHDECYQHGDDCSDRGTYTIELENGDHEEEEARKMIDKVFGVDELEAMHVTRVGNADLKENLPSQRSGPRERGKPGFMETEVLPEELEVGGPRWVSQWAILAASHIRTDPEGSGGESQSLVSDKADGSESSHYFASSGQKERKRRTLPQLPGEEVPQERRTPSSVMHTDMGEKQDTELQEKENKLPRGENLPAHSSPSRSSPAKSQGSSYGSTRQTGTMAKLPPRPKTSGERRKEEVQMRKKEEKIRDSSGKPILRQESFTVEKPSSNVPIELIPRIDGLTGSRPPSREAAVDTDTLQKDSEAVAAFLETTVSDQGDPPSQSIEGSVSPESDVDTTSTVSQADGARKMVQKRRILVGQQREKTIVCSNNKGPAAGRETQDKRVKTRPQSLQQPWTSLDLTDDDVNSNSLLSDTQSTTQQSRGSRARTQTGSTTVGGSTKSSRAKINQTPSPLPAGKTPSAPKPRPTRASILRRARLGDSTDTEPPDLDRMSVASEASTTSSTSRTGLTKRGMSRIEALAQPRRPRVGSPSAQSDSEATVTRSRGLGARSTVGDYAVRHGLRGSNVASVCGPRARANSASKLPDKSKATSSYGQAAPAASTRWRRVPVEYASTSEDEYGSNRHLSKQGQARPVPSTRVAQLGGSGPTVPNSAGLKPASRDQDEYMRDWTAHSEEIARISQDLAKDLAMLAREIHDVAGEIDSVSPAATDPGVVLEECDDSLEQKGYSSALEANGKPVEMRLRSSSSQASRSIRRQTWNQDEALLNSLLLPSVNQLSHRIRKSVDKTASKIRILFKDKDRKWEEIESKLQAEHDSLLLKTSNKEISTIIQDLKRVERQLLVIDMMVDPDGTLDALTSLGLTSPLVTHQVESALTTGGEASSSALLDSRHDVAPGESHGQSESLQVAEQVTGSPHISG; encoded by the exons ATGAGTCTGACGTCCTGGTTCTTAGTGAGTGGTGGTGGGACACGTCATCGTCTTCCCAGAGAGATGATCTTCGTGGGGAGAGATGACTGTGAACTCATGCTGCAG TCGCGCAGTGTGGACAAACAACATGCTGTCATCAACTACGAGGCGGGGACAGATGAACACAAGGTTAAGGACCTGGGTAGCTTAAATGGG ACCTTTGTCAATGATGTCCGAGTACAAGAGCAAATGTATGTCACACTGAAGATCGATGACAAACTGAGGTTCGGTTACG ATACTAACTTGTTCACTGTTGTTCGTGGAGAGCTACACATACCAGAAGAGGCTCTAAAG CATGAGAAATTTAGCAGCCAGCTTCAGCTCAGCCAGAGAAGGCTTCTGGAGGGTGAGTCTTCAAAATCAGAAGGGAAACCCTCTGAGGCAGCTGCACCAGTGAGTGAGGCAGCCTCTGCTAAACCCACAGAGCCCAACAAGGTGGAAGAAAAGATGACAG ATGTTGCAGTTTTGAAAAGGGGAACACCTCTTTATGGACAGCCTGCATGGTGGGGCGATGGAGAGGCCGATAATCACTCTGGAAGGCCTGAAGAAAAAAATTCTGATAGGAATCGTGAAAAACCTCAAACAG ACACAAAGAAGAGTGCAGGAATGCCAACGTCTGCCCTACAAATATCCTCTACTCAGGAGCCAAGCTACTTTGAAATCCCAACCAAAGATGCCCTCCTCGAAGGTAAAGCAAGTGGTGAGGCCACATCAAGAGATCAAGAAGCTGGTGCTTCATCTGCTGCAGAGCCTGCCCACGGTCATGCATCCTATACCATCGAATTCGACCCGGGCGCATCAGGCAAGGTGACGGTCAAAGATCGAGTGGCAAAATTGGGCTTAGACACAAAGCCACGTCCAAAAAGGGGAGTGGGTGAGGAGCTGAGTCCACTTCAGACAGTTGTGATGGCAGCAGAAGTCAAAGTCGCTGACTGGCTGGCCCAGAATGAGCTGCCTTTGACTGTCAAAGAAAGGGTTACAGAAGATGGTGGGGAAAGTGTGAAGAGCGATGTACCTGTTCAACTGAGGAGTCTTAAAG ACAGCACACATGAAGATGGCACACAGAGTGACTCAGAGAATGCACTTGGAGAACAACGCAAGGCTTTGGAGGAACGCCATTTGGGGCTTTGGGGCGTAACAGGAATGAAGATCAGGGAAGCCCGTGCTAATGTGCCTGAAGGGCTCTTTGCAGAGGAGGAAAGTCCAGCACGCCGTCGGAGGTCTTCAAGGACTAAAGTGCCAGGTAGTTTTGTAGAAAGGCAACAGAGTCATGATGAGTGCTATCAACATGGAGATGATTGTAGCGACAGAGGCACATACACCATTGAGCTTGAAAATGGAGAccatgaagaagaagaggctcgaAAAATGATTGACAAG GTGTTTGGTGTAGATGAATTAGAAGCTATGCATGTTACCAGAGTCGGGAATGCAGACCTGAAAGAGAACCTCCCCTCCCAGAGGTCTGGTCCTCGAGAGAGAGGAAAACCTGGCTTCATGGAAACAGAG GTGTTGCCTGAGGAACTGGAGGTTGGTGGTCCTCGCTGGGTCTCGCAGTGGGCTATCCTCGCTGCCAGCCACATAAGGACAGACCCTGAGGGATCTGGAGGCGAGAGTCAGAGTTTGGTTTCCGACAAAG CAGATGGAAGTGAATCAAGCCATTACTTTGCTTCGTCTGGTCAAAAAGAACGTAAAAGAAGAACTCTGCCTCAGTTGCCTGGTGAGGAAGTTCCTCAAGAAAGGAGGACCCCAAGTTCTGTCATGCACACAGACATGGGAGAGAAACAGGACACAGAActgcaagagaaagagaacaagcTACCAAGAGGGGAGAATTTGCCCGCTCACAGTAGCCCGAGTCGCTCTTCACCAGCAAAGTCACAGGGCAGCAGTTACGGGAGCACGAGACAGACAGGTACGATGGCAAAGTTACCCCCTCGGCCAAAGACGAGTGGAGAGAGGAGAAAAGAGGAAGTGCAGATGAGGAAAAAGGAAGAGAAAATCCGAGACAGTAGTGGAAAACCCATTTTGAGACAGGAGAGTTTTACTGTGGAAAAACCAAGTTCCAACGTACCCATTGAGCTGATTCCCCGCATTGACGGACTCACGGGTAGCAGACCCCCGAGTAGGGAGGCTGCCGTTGACACTGACACGCTACAGAAGGACTCTGAGGCAGTGGCAGCTTTCTTGGAGACCACTGTATCAGACCAAGGTGACCCGCCGAGTCAGTCCATCGAAGGTTCTGTGTCACCAGAGTCAGATGTGGACACAACTAGTACGGTAAGCCAAGCTGACGGAGCAAGGAAAATGGTTCAAAAACGGAGAATTCTTGTAGGACAGCAGAGAGAGAAAACCATTGTGTGCTCAAACAACAAAGGCCCAGCCGCTGGTCGAGAGACACAGGACAAGCGGGTTAAGACTAGACCACAAAGTCTTCAGCAGCCTTGGACGTCTCTGGATCTCACAGATGATGATGTCAATTCAAACTCACTTCTTTCTGATACTCAGTCCACCACGCAGCAAAGCAGAGGTTCACGGGCCAGAACCCAAACAGGAAGTACCACAGTGGGGGGCAGCACCAAGTCCAGTCGGGCTAAAATCAACCAAACCCCTTCTCCTCTTCCAGCCGGTAAAACCCCAAGTGCACCCAAGCCAAGGCCCACGAGGGCTTCCATACTGCGCAGAGCCCGACTCGGTGACTCAACCGACACTGAACCTCCAGATTTGGACAGGATGTCTGTGGCCTCTGAGGCCTCGACGACAAGTTCCACATCCAGGACAGGTCTGACAAAAAGAGGAATGTCTCGGATAGAGGCTCTAGCACAGCCAAGGAGACCAAGGGTCGGTTCTCCTTCTGCCCAGAGTGACTCTGAAGCCACCGTGACCAGGAGTAGAGGATTGGGAGCTCGAAGTACTGTCGGTGATTATGCTGTTAGACACGGACTACGAGGGTCTAATGTGGCCTCTGTCTGTGGACCCAGAGCCCGGGCGAACAGTGCCTCTAAGCTTCCTGACAAAAGTAAAGCCACATCCTCATATGGACAGGCCGCACCAGCAG CCAGTACTCGGTGGCGCCGCGTGCCCGTAGAGTATGCCTCCACCTCAGAAGACGAGTACGGTTCCAACCGCCATCTGTCCAAACAGGGACAGGCACGGCCTGTTCCATCCACACGAGTGGCACAGCTCGGAGGCTCGGGGCCAACTGTTCCTAATTCGGCAGGCTTGAAGCCAGCGTCAAGGGATCAGGATGAATATATGAGAGACTGGACAGCACATAGTGAGGAGATAGCCAG GATTAGCCAAGACCTTGCCAAAGACTTAGCAATGCTTGCAAGAGAGATTCACGACGTAGCTGGAGAGATTGACTCAGTGAGCCCTGCAGCCACTGACCCCGGAGTTGTG TTGGAGGAATGTGATGACAGCTTGGAGCAAAAGGGTTATAGCAGTGCTCTGGAAGCAAATGGGAAGCCAGTTGAAATGAGACTGAGGTCCTCCAGTTCACAGGCATCTCGTTCCATTCGTCGACAAACATGGAATCAGGATGAA GCACTGCTAAATAGTTTACTCCTTCCATCTGTGAATCAACTCTCACACCGAATACGAAAATCTGTCGACAAAACAGCCAGCAAAATCAG GATCCTTTTCAAGGATAAAGACCGGAAATGGGAAGAGATTGAGAGCAAGCTTCAGGCAGAGCATGACTCCTTGCTGTTGAAGACCTCCAACAAG GAGATTTCCACTATCATTCAAGATCTAAAACGAGTGGAAAGACAACTGCTAG TGATTGATATGATGGTCGACCCAGACGGCACTCTGGATGCTCTGACCAGCCTGGGCCTCACCAGCCCACTAGTCACTCATCAAGTAGAATCAGCTCTTACCACTGGAGGAGAGGCTTCTTCCAGTGCATTGTTGGACTCAAGGCATGACGTCGCCCCCGGTGAATCACATGGACAATCGGAGAGTTTACAGGTAGCAGAGCAAGTCACAGGGTCTCCCCACATCAGCGGATAA
- the pld5 gene encoding inactive phospholipase D5 isoform X2, translating to MAGPTTKQPVKTQQKCIAIFALLCCFAVLLVLIFSSVDIWGDDEDGITEENCRTDCRIVLMETIPEDLKDHLNGKRNLPLFVGFHTLLDIAKHSVQVVSPVWNLMPSEKETMPNTGRQGHLLFQRLLNLKSRGVKLKIASSLTNSAEQKILATHNAEVHLVNMTAFTRGGLHSSFWIVDRTHIYVGSADMDWRSFSKRKELGLMVYNCSCLALDLHRVFSFYWQLHERDYIPSIWSKRVTALYGRDQALELELNNTPAVAYVSTSPDLFCAKERTSDVDAIDQVMQSAKTFIFISVMDYLPLVSRRLRGTSVTRYWSPLDEMIREAVILRGIKVRLLISFWKNTHPLTFNFVTSLKSLCVQLNNCSLEVRFFSHKEKKDDIQHGLNHNKYMLTDNAFYIGNHNWVGNDFSKNGGVGLVALMKNDGGKIMEQMKAVFERDWIYSKSLLGNKDRYNKYRHQHQVETKEEDNWNDPLSL from the exons ATGGCAGGACCGACCACAAAGCAACCAGTAAAG ACTCAGCAGAAGTGCATTGCCATCTTTGCATTGCTGTGCTGCTTTGCTGTGCTATTGGTGCTTATCTTCTCTTCCGTGGATATATGGGGAGACGATGAGGATGGAATCACAGAGGAGAACTGTCGCACTGACTGTCG CATTGTCCTTATGGAGACAATCCCCGAGGATCTAAAAGATCACTTGAATGGTAAACGTAATTTGCCACTCTTTGTTGGCTTTCACACATTGCTGGACATAGCGAAGCACTCAGTCCAGGTAGTGTCACCTGTTTGGAACTTGATGCCCTCGGAAAAAGAAACTATGCCAAACACAGGACGACAG GGTCATCTTTTATTCCAGAGATTGCTCAACTTGAAATCCCGTGGGGTCAAACTAAAGATTGCTAGCAGTCTGACAAACTCTGCAGAACAGAAGATTTTGGCAACGCACA ATGCAGAAGTGCATTTGGTTAACATGACAGCTTTTACCAGAGGAGGACTCCATTCTTCATTCTGGATTGTGGATCGAACACACATCTACGTTGGCAGCGCTGACATGGACTGGAGGTCATTCTCCAAG AGAAAAGAGCTGGGCCTGATGGTGTATAACTGCAGCTGTCTGGCTCTGGACCTCCACAGAGTATTTTCTTTTTACTGGCAGCTCCATGAGAGGGACTACATCCCCTCAATCTGGTCCAAGAGAGTTACAGCACTCTATGGGAGAGATCAGGCCCTGGAGCTGGAGCTCAACAATACGCCTGCAGTTGCATATGTGTCT ACCTCCCCTGATCTTTTCTGCGCTAAAGAGCGCACCAGCGATGTAGACGCCATCGATCAAGTCATGCAGAGCGCAAAGACATTTATCTTCATTTCTGTGATGGACTACCTCCCTCTGGTTAGCAGACGCCTCAGAGGAACCTCGGTCACAAG GTACTGGTCACCGCTGGATGAGATGATACGAGAGGCTGTGATTCTGAGAGGGATCAAAGTTCGCCTGCTCATCAGCTTCTGGAAGAACACACACCCTCTCACCTTTAACTTTGTAACCTCTCTCAAGTCGCTGTGTGTTCAGCTGAACAACTGCTCTCTGGAGGTG AGGTTTTTTAGTCACAAGGAGAAAAAGGATGACATTCAACATGGACTCAATCACAACAAGTACATGCTGACTGATAATGCTTTTTACATTG GAAACCACAACTGGGTGGGGAATGATTTTTCCAAAAATGGTGGAGTTGGGTTGGTGGCCCTGATGAAAAACGATGGAGGGAAGATCATGGAACAAATGAAAGCTGTTTTTGAAAGAGACTGGATTTATTCTAAAAGCCTGCTTGGAAACAAAGATCGATACAACAAATATAGACATCAGCACCAAGTGGAGACGAAAGAGGAGGACAATTGGAATGACCCTTTGTCTTTGTAA